TTAACAGGCTTGGCAACGTAGATTCTTGTTGCGTGCGTGGTACTGGTTTTTGCTGTCCAAAGCCATCAAATAATTCGTTAAGTTTGACACTGACACCCAAATATGCGCCACCTGCGGAACGTGTTCCTGAGAAATCCCGGTCATCAACTTTACCAAACACATATCCAGCAGAAACGCGCAGGTTAGGGGTGAGGTAATAGCCTGTTTCTAAGACAAAGCCTGTTTCGCTGTAACTAGACTGACTAATTACACGAGCTTCACCCACTAAATCCCAGCTATATCCCAAACGATAAGTAGCACGTAATTGGGCCAGATTTACTGTACTCGTACCAGCTAAATCACTGGCTATGTAAGAAGTGCTGTTACGTAAAGCATACTTACCATAGAACTCCCATTGCCAGTTAGGAGCGTAAATAGCCTCTAAAGCAAATGTATGGTCTTCGGAACCCGTGCCACTACCTAAGAGGATGGTGTCAGGGATAGTTGATGGATTTTTGCGATATTCATAACGCAATAAGGCATTAAATTTATCACTATTGGGGTTGCGGTAGGCTAGTCCCAACTTTAAGGTAGTTGTATCCCCCAATCCTGAAAGCTTTTGATTGGAAGAACCAGCTTGTTGATAACGGACTAAGGCTGTCAGAGCCGGAGAAATTTTACCCGCAGCACCTGCGGTAATTACTGTATTACTACCACCAGAAGAAGAACGATGTTCGTAACGGGCACTGGCTTGAAACTGTGGATTATCAGAGTATTCTAGCCCCACACTATAGCTATCACCACCATCAAATCCGATCGCAGATGCTGATTGACCAACAGCGAAGGGTTGGGCATATTGTTGTCCTGCTCCAGTCCGTCCGAAGAAGTTGCCAAATACATGTTCATAAGCAACATTTAGTCGCAATCCAGAAGCAATAGTCCAACGATTATTTAGACCAATCGCCCCTTGGGTAGTCATTTCGTTAGCACCACCCAAGATTGAGTAACGACCGGTCAAGGTAGTATCTGAACCAAGTTTGTGTTCACCATTGACACTCAAGCTGGTGATGGAATTACCCGAATATTGACCACTAGTGTAAAACTGCTGGGCCAGACTGATATTGACACCAGGAATTGCTGCCCAATTTAGCCCTAAAATAGTCCGGTCTGGGTAAACACTATCTTTTTGGGAAGATAAACTTAGTTCATTTTGAGCTTGGAAAGTCAGATTTTTAGCAATGGGAACGGAAAAACGCGATCGCAATTGATCGGAGTTACTACTCAAAGCACTGTCAGGGATGCGGTCTTCCCGATGACGATGAATCCAATCTACATCAACAATGGCGCTACCTAGACGTTGTTGAATACCGGCGGAAATGGTCGTTAGAGAATTATTAACTGCACTCCCAGGTATGGCCTGAGAACCAGGTGAAAACAGTTCTTCAAAGGTATCTAGAGGTTGGGGAGCAATGCCAAAATTGTCTTCGTGGTCGTACTGCGCCCTGACATTAGTGGTTGAAGAGAGTTTAGCTGTAACCTGCGCTCCATAACGGGTTTGTCCTGGGACAAAGCTGATAGTGGCATTATTGGCAAAGCCTGTATCGGCAAAGCGATAGTAGGCACGACCTTGAATCCCGTTAGTAATTTGTCCTTCAGCTTCCAATCGGTATGCTTCACCGCTAACCTTTCCTACAACATCAGAATCATTAGTGGAATGAGCATATTCTGCAATTAACTTACCTTGATTGCCCAAAGAAATCAGTGCATCTGCACCATAGAGTTGAAAGTCACGCACTCCCTGATTTTCGTGGACATAAGTTGCTCCTATCCAACTTTCTTGGTTAAGTTTGCGGGAAAGATTATATTGCAAACGACCAGCATAGATATTGCTATCAGAGTTTCCACTGTCATATTGATAGCTAACAACAATCCGACGCACCAAGACTTGTCCGGTTTGATCGACATCGGTGCGAAGTATGGGTTCGCGGAATAATAAGGTACCGCGATCGTAGTCGATTTCGTAGTCTTGGCCGAGGTTAAGCTGTTTCCGTTCTAATACAGTCCCAGGACGATTGAGTTCTTCTAACTCAATAAAGACATTTTCACTACCTGGTTGTAGTAGTCTGCGGGAGAGGAAGTAATAACCACTAGTACCATCGGGAGCAATGGTATCTCGTTGGAATGCTTCTAAGTGGTTGCCATACAAACCTGTAATTTGTAAGTTTCCGAAGTTGTAATTAGCTTTAAAACCGTGGAGTTGACGGGTGATAGAAGTAAATTGCTGCGATCGCCGCGCAAATTCTTCGGTATTGTAGTCACCCCACATGGCATAATCAGGATCGGCACCGGGGATACCAGTTGAACGCTCAATACGCAGATATACACTGTCAATGGAAGGAGCGACGACATCAACTTTCGAGCTATCGCCGTAGACAGGATAATTTTGCTCGCTAGATTGGTAAGTTCTAAACAGGCGATTATCACAATTGCAATCTTCATTGAGATTACGAGAACTGTTATATGCACCTGTAAACAACCATTCTCCGATCGCACCAGTGGCAAATATGGCTGAATGGAAATCTAATTGCGTTCTGTTATTTTTGTCAGGCGGGAGAAAATCGCGGAAACTACCGTAATAATCTGTACCTTTAGCACCCAAACGTAAATCTATTATGCCTGTCACCAAACTCGGACGCAGTGCAGTTTCAAATTGTAGTTGGGTAAAGGCCTCTAAATTATTAGTTATAGCGCGAATTGTGACAGTTTCTGCTTTTAGCTGCGATCGTAAAATTGCTGTAAATTGCCCCCCTTTCGCCTCCACTTGAAAACCGGGTTCATCAGGTTTGAAGTCTTTCCCAACAAACTCCCCAGCAGTGGGTATCAAAGTGATAACAGCATCACGATTAGAGCGATTACCACTTGCATCGAGCAGTTGACCCTTGATTGTCGCTGTAGAACGTCCATCTGCCGGGATACGTGACTCAACAGTTTCTAAGGTTAGTTTCTGTGGCGCTCCCCGGACTGCGACTTGCACCGTTATAGGAGGTTCTGTCCCTCCTACTACTTGTGCAGAGATGGTGTTATTACCTTCTTTTAACGAGACACCATACCATGTCTGCGTTACTAAGTTAGTACTGGCATCGCTTTCTGTTCGTCCAATTGAGGAAGGGTTTACCAATACACCATTTGCCCGCAATTCTACTTTACTTCCAACAGGAAATTGCACAATCACCGTGGTAGCTGGAACATCCACAATGGTGTTTGGTGTTGGCATCAGGAATTTTATTCCTGTGGAGACGGGGGAAGTGGGGGGAATTTTCTGATTTTCCTTGGTTACTTCAGCTATTTTGCGTAACCCTCTAGGTAATTGAGCAGAAAAAGCTGGTATTTCCGTTGGAGAAGCTTGAAGTTGTGTCTTTGTGTCCTTGATTCCTGCTATTTTGCGTAAGCCTCTGGGCAAATCCACAGAATTTGCTGGTTGAAATGGTTGTATTTCCCTTTCATTTAGCTGTACATCTGCAATTGAACTATCAGTATTTGGTACTAGAGAAGTTGAAGGAAGTTCAAGAGTTAGAAATTGCTTATCAGAACTTCCCAAAACATGAGGAGAACTTGAATCTATAATTTTTTCAGCAACTTTATTCCGAGCCGCTTCATCCTGCCTTTTCACGTCACTTCTAGACTGATTTTTTTGTAGTGAAGGAGGAGAATTAAAAACCTCTCCTTTCTTAGGAGATAAGTTTTCCAGAACTTCAGCATCTTCAGCACCCTTGTCTGCTTGCAAAGGCGAATCGGGTAAAAAAAGATTTTCATTTGTAGATTCTGCCTTAACTATGGCAGGATACAAAACAAGACTGAGAGCTATCGGCATCACCCCCATCATCTTCAGGTTGAAAATAGTTGCATGGTGCAGTCTGGGTTTCATTTTTTGACTGGCTCCTGGAAGGCGGGGGTAACAGCGAAATTCATCCGGGCCAAGCCACCGGGTTCTAAACGCACTAGGCGAGATTGGCTATTTCGTTCGCGGAATTTTTTGTTGGGAGCTAGGGTGTAACCGGGTACACTGCTGAGGTCTAGTACACCCGTATGGCTTCCGGGTAAGACATTAGCTAAGGAGAACAAACCGTTAGGATCTGTGGTGATGCGGTTTCCGTCTTCCAGAAAAATTACTGCATTGGGGATTCCAGGTTCACCAGGTTGTTGTTCACCGTCAAAGTTTTTATCAATAAACACGCGACCGATAATAGTGCCACAATCAGAAAGGATTCCGGGACGAATTTTTAACTGGTGTGTTGCAGGGCCATCTTTGGTACTAAAACGGTTATCAGCTCTTTGACCATTAACGATCGCACTATTAAGACCATTACCACGCACAGCATCGGCTGTTAGTTGAGCTGCATAAGCAATATTTAGGGTTTTTTCTGTAGGAATTGTTACGTCTGTGCGGAATGTCACCGTGTTTGCATTGCGTTCTGAGGTGATAGCAACTGATTTGCCATCCAACTCTCCGCGCACAGATTTAGGTAAAAATTGGAATCCTAAAGGTAAGTTATCGGTAACAAATATATTATTTAAACCAGCATCAGCAAGATTTTTGACCGAGATCCGGTAGATTACTGTATCTCCAGGTTCAGCAGTAGCGCGATCGCCTGTTTTGACAATCTGCAACTGATTTGCTTGACACAAATTTGTGGTGAATTCAAAGGCTAATAAATCCAGTCCTACTACTTCTGCATTGGGAACTAAGACAACTGTTTGCTCTACCCTAGTCTCGCCAGTGAGACTGATTGGTTGACCATCTAAAGAACTCGCAACATATCGCACGATATTATTACCTTGTGTGCCAGTGCTTCCAAGGATTTCAATCTTGATCCGCCGTTGTTTGTAGATAGAATTTGGCGGTGGATTAACTACAAAAATATAAGTTCTACCTGGATCAGTTTGACCCTTATTCGGATCGAGTAGAAAATTGTAGACACCCGCAGGGTTATTCGTAACGAAGTAGGGGTTACTATTCTCGGTATTTGGCGATTTACCGCCAGGAACATTGTTATTAGGAATATCGGGTAACTCGGTTCGAGTCAAAGAAACCAAGCGGCCTAATTCTGTTCCCGTTGGGTCGCTAGGGTTAGGTTCATATACGCCAACAGAAAAACCTGTATAGTCAGGTAAAATAGTACCAGCGCAACCTAAGATCCGCCCTAATGGATCGACTAATGGGTTAGGACTAACATTCAGTTGGCTAGAAGTTCCGTCATATTTTTGATTAGTAGCAGAATCTGTATAAGTATAAGTAGCTTGATTTATTAATGCTGAAGATGCACCTAGATTGTTAGTCGATTGTGCGATCGCTGGTATAGGTATAGTAGTTTGCAAAAAACTTCCCAGAAGAACAGTAGCTGTTAACTTTTGATACCAGCTACTGCTAGAAGTAGTTTGTTTTTGCTTTTGAGGACGGCTCACTGAACACATCTCCTCTGGAATGCCACTTTTTCTGTTAATAAAAGCACTTGTTTATCTATCGAAGATCCCTCCGACTCTCCTTATAAAGCACGGCTGTTTTCTTCCCTTTAGCCCCTTTTTAAGGAGGCGAGGGGATCTTATCCGTATAGGCATAGCAAATCAGCGCACTTGGATTTGATAAATCGCCTTAACCGTTTTCTTTGCCGCAACTGATGGCACTTGCAAACGGATGTGGGTGTAAACATTTGCTGGTGCTGGTTTTGTTTCCACTTTCCCGTCAGGAAGAGTAACTTTAACAGTGGGATTTTCAACAAAACTGCGTCCACCATCAATGCTGTAAGTCACCTTAGTATCATTAGTGGCAACTGTAGATTTCAGCACGTATACCATTCCTTTGGGAATAGCTTGATTAAGAGTTAGATTTTTAACTAGGCGATCGCTCTTATTTTCGCCACTTAATGTATATCGCAACACATCACCAGGTTGCACCACAGCTTGACCTTTTAAAGGTTGCCATGTCTTGCTTTGCTTGCCGTTCTGATCCTGTGCTACCACTTGTTTCTCAGCCTCTAAGCGCAATTGTATTTGCCCTTGAGTTTTGACATTTTGAGCGATCGCACTTGTAGAATGCCATAATAAACCACCAACTCCCGGCATTTGATCAACAAATGATAATGTCGCAATTAATGCCAATGCACCCATACCCGCAACAGAAACACGCTTCATATCAATAACCTCAAAAAACTTCCAGAATTGTTGATTGTTGACTTATCTTTCCCTGCTTTTGCGAAGAAAGAGTCACTCCCCTCTTTGCTTCCTGTTTAGCAAAGTAGTTTCATACAAGTAGAGAAAAACTCAAACTGGGTTTCCAAACTTCTCCCAAGTGGGGGCTATGGTGTATAAACATCTTGCTAATCAAGCACAAATCCTGGATTTACCCCCCTTAATCCCCCCTTGCAAAGGGTGGAAATATCCGGTTCTCCCCCTTTATAAGGGGGAGTTAGAGGGGGTGAGAAGAACTTGTATACACACCCTAGCCTCGTGGAGGAGAGGGGTAAAAAGCCTGTGCAGAAAACGAGAAATCAAGACTTATGTACTTTTCTTTCTAGTTCACCTTGCGCTGGAAAGTAAATGTTCTTTGTACACTCGGGCCAATCTGTCCAGTTACAGTATCCACATACTTACTTACATCCGTATTTACCGTAGTTCCAGTTTGGTCATTACCAGAATTAGTAGCTGGATTACCACTGAAGAATTGAATAGTCGATGTCCCAGAATCCTTAGCTGAACTAACAATGTTGCTAGTATCAATTTGACCGTTGTTATCGTTGTCTTTCGCCCAGTTGTTCTTACCATCATTCAAGGCTGTACTGAGAGTCCCATCTTCAGTAATCACAATCTTGTCAGCATTCAGAATTACATTCCCAGTTCCCACTTGAGGAGTAGAAATATTCTTGTAAGTAATCCGATACTCAATAATGTTTCCTGGGGCAGGTTTTTTGGGTGTAACACTAAATGTGCCATCAGCACTATTTGCTAGTGCTGGCCCAGTTCCTTGTAAAACTCGTGACTCTTTCAGCAATTGCAAGAAGCCAGTGTATACACGGTCAATGCTGATGTTTTGGGGTTTTCCAGTCGGATCGCCAGGATTAGTAGTTGAGTCAATGAAAGCCGTAATCGGTGTAGGGAAGCCGCGTTCGAGGGTTGTTGTGACAGATGCACCTTGAGCAGTAGTATCAGTTGAGAGCGGTGTATTAGCAGGTAGATCAACGCTTACACCATAGTTAGCTTTACCACCATTGGCTGCAACTGCATCAATTCGCACTGGATTAGTGGCACTAACTGGGTTGCCTCCGACAGTACCCGTACCACTCGTGAATCCAAAGCTTGTGCCATTGTATGTGTAAGCAGCTGATAAACCTTGATAGGATACCGTCACCACTGTACCTGTAGGCAAATCACCTGGTATTTTTGGTGGTGTAGGTACGAGAGAAATATTGGCAGGAGATGTACCAGTATTCTGAACTGTGTTAGTAAAGGATACCGCAGATGGATCGACCTTTGATCCAGGAGTAATATTAGGTGGAATTAGTGCTGATCTATTGGTGAAGTCATCATTGTTGTCGGTGGGGCCAACTGCATCAGGTACTCCATTTGGCCCATTCAACAGAGAGGTGGCATTGGGTACTGAGAGGGTAGCTAGGTTGTAATCCCCAGCAGTAGTTTTAGTACCAGTGTTATTATTCTGTGCGTCTATAAAAGGAGGTGTCGAGCCATTAGGAGCAAAACCTGTGTCTCCTACTTGTGTAGTGGGAAAGGTGTTATTATTGGAGTCAAAGTTACCTGGGTTTTGGTCTCCTGAATCGTCATAGACTTTGGTGTTTGGATCTCCAGCCGTTGCACCAGTCACCTGAGCGATGTTGTAAATGTTTACTGGGCCATTTCCACTTGCACCAGTGGCCTTAACTTGGATGCTAAAACCACTAACTGTTGTCCCAGTTGCAACTGAAGTGACAACGCTAGGATCGTTAACGAAACCGATACGTGTAACTGAACTCAAGGATGCTGGGGCGACAGTTGTCCACGAAGCTGCTTCAGCAGTTGTAGTGCTAGAAGTAATAGGGGTAATGCTGTAAACTACTTTCCACCCAGAGGGAGCAGTTGGAGTGCTATTAAGCACTGTATTTGCTGGAATAGCATCAGAAACTAAGATGCGGCTGACTGTTGCACTATCAATACTGATATTTGTGCCAGCCAAAGCTGCGGGGGTAACACCACTAGCAGTTACATCGTTAGCTTCAACCCGTAAGCTCAAACCATAAGTTAGCAGGTCATCACTCAGGGAACTAGAAGTGCCAGCATTATCATAGGCTGTCTTAGTTTTGAGGATAGTTGGTAACGCCCTTGTATTAGCAGTACTTCCTACTTTAATCTGCTGGGTAGCACTGGCTTCTCTCACACCATTGACTGGCGCTCCGGCTGCGTTGCCATTATCAACAGTGTAAACGTCACCACCATCAGCAATTCGGGATTGGTTTTGAGCGTCACCAGGAGTTTGTCCTAATTGGACAGTAATAGTATCCCCATTTTGAGCGCCAGCTTGGACGGTAACTGGTACACGCACTAACACAGTACCATTAACTGCCACGGGAGTTGGTGTAGTTAGTCCACCAGCAGGGATATTTGTCCAGGTTGTACCGCCATCAGTACTATATTGCAAGTTACCAGGTGTGCCACCAGGTAGTGTCCCCGAAACTGTGGCTGGCCCTGTTGTTGTCGCTAAGTTAGGAATCTGGAATTTGGTGGAGTCGTTACCGACGTTGGTTACGGTGTAAGTGTAAATTAGTGTATTACCAGGGTTAGCAGTACCTGTAATCCCAGAACCTGTAACAGTAATACCAGCCACCTCTGCTATAGTTACAGTGACAGTGTTAGATGTAGAATTGATGGGACTCCCTGGCGCGTTGGGATCTTCGTAGGTTGCTGTGGCTGTGTTGCTTATAGATGTACCCGCAGTAGTTCCGTCAGCTAATACAGGTGCAATAAATTGGAAAAAGCTACCAGTTAATAATGCTGTTGCTACTAGAGATTGGTAAGGCTGGATCTGCTTGTTGATAGATTTGTTTCGGTTTACCATAAAAGTAGTTTGTTTTTTTGCTGAACTTGGATCTTGGTTTTTGAGACAGGATTAAGTTCGGCAATTCCTTAAAGAATTACCGACTAGATTTGCCCAAAACCTTAAGTTTTTGGGCATTATATTTTTTAAGAAGCTATTAGCTACTCCTGAAAAACTAGATTGAGGCAATAGGCAAAAAAGTTATTGCCTACTAGCTTTACGCTTACTCTTGAGACTCAAGGGTGACAATCGCAAATATGGGTAATTTAATAGTGTGTCTTGCTGGGTTTTCTATGTAAATAGAAATGTAGCTTTTATAGCCAAAAAAAACTTCAGTATAAATAAGTAACTTCTCTAGCGATGAATAAATGTATCAAAGCTAAAAAATTAACTTTATTTTGCCGACATAGATAGGAATTTTAGTGTTTAAAACCAAAGAAAAACACGCTACGACCTATATACCAAAGCACTTTTTAATAGCTGCTCATATCTATGCATAGTACTATGGGGAGTCATTGGTATAAATAAATAGAAAATTACCTCGGTGATTTGGATCACCAAGTAAAGTGATACTAATTCAATTAAATGTAAATTCAGCATGGAAATAATGCAATTTAATCATATATATGATCGGTGTTTAGACTGAGTAACTGAAACTATTAGCTGATTTAAGAATAAGTAAATGCAAGTGTAAATACTAGATATGACAATTACGTATATAAAAATTTTACAATAACCATTTTTCCCAACACCAGGAATACCCGACATTTTTAGTCGGGTATGTTTGACTGGTATTTTTGCTCGTGTTACCATCAGGCGACAGCCGACAGACAAACGACAGACAAACAGGGAAAGCTAGTTTATGACTCAGGCCATCAAAACCCAAACTCCAACCCAAACCAGCACTGCCTACTTTCAAGCTTTAAAGTGTAAAGAATGTGGTGCGGAATATGAACTCAAAGCCACTAATGTTTGTGAGTCATGTTTTGGCCCGTTAGAAGTCAAATATGACTACAGCGCCCTCCGTCTAACTGTCACTCGTGAAACAATTCAAGCTGGGCCCAATTCAATTTGGCGCTACCGTCCCTTTTTGCCTGTCGCAACTGACAATGTTATAGATGTGGGAACGGGTATGACTCCCTTGGTTCGTTCTCACCGTCTTGCCCGCCGCCTGGGTCTAAATAAGCTTTATATAAAAAATGATGCCGTTAATATGCCCACCCTGAGCTTTAAGGATCGGGTAGTTTCAGTTGCTCTATCAAGGGCGCGAGAGTTGGGTTTCACTACCGTGTCTTGCGCTAGTACGGGTAACTTAGCAAATTCTACAGCTGCGATCGCAGCCCACGCCGGTTTAGACTGCTGTGTGTTCATCCCCGCAGATTTAGAAGCCGGTAAAATTATTGGTAGTTTGATATATAGTCCTACCTTAATGGCCGTCAAGGGTAACTACGATCAAGTAAACCGTCTCTGCTCGGAAGTTGCTAACACACACGGTTGGGGTTTTGTCAATATTAATCTGCGTCCTTATTATTCTGAAGGTTCCAAGACGCTAGGTTTTGAAGTGGCGGAACAACTAGGCTGGGAACTCCCCGATCATGTGGTTGCTCCCTTGGCATCTGGTTCGCTATTTACAAAAATTTATAAGGGTTTCCAAGAATTTATCGAAGTTGGTTTAGTAGAAAACAAAAAAGTCCGTTTCAGTGGCGCTCAAGCTGAAGGTTGTTCGCCCATCGCCCAAGCCTTCAAAGAAGGACGCGACTTTATTAAACCAGTTAAACCGAATACAATTGCGAAATCACTAGCGATCGGCAACCCAGCAGACGGCATTTATGCTGTAGAGTTAGCTCAGAAAACTGGTGGTAACATTGAATCAGTCAATGATGCAGAAATTATTGATGGCATCAAGCTGCTGGCAGAAACCGAAGGCATCTTCACAGAAACGGCTGGTGGTACAACCGTGGCCGTGCTGAAAAAACTGGTAGAAGCTGGCAAAATTGATCCAGATGAAACTACTGTGATTTACATCACCGGTAATGGTTTGAAAACCCAAGAAGCAATTCAAGGCTACGTTGGTGAACCCTTGACTATTGATGCTAAACTAGATAGTTTTGAACGGGCTTTAGAGCGATCGCGGACTCTCGATCGCTTGGAATGGCAACAAGTCCTCGTTTAGTTAGAAATTAGGAATTATGAGTTTTTTATTCATTACTCTTAACTCCTAACTCTTAACTGTATTCCTAACTCTTCACTTTGTAATTCTATGGCTGTAACAGTTTTAGTTCCTACGACTCTTCAGAATTTGACTAATAACCAAGCTAGTCTAGAATCTAACGGTAGCACCATTGCTGAACTGTTAGACTCCTTAGAACAAAGCTTTCCTGGTATAAAATCCCGGTTGTGCGATGAAGAAGGCAAACTACGGCGTTTTGTAAATTTTTACGTCGACAGTGAAGATATTCGCTACTTGGATGGTATGAACACAGTCCTGAAAGATGGCGATGAAGTAAGTATTGTCCCCGCAGTCGCTGGTGGTTAATAGACTAGAAACTTAACTAGACAAACCTTTGAGAGATCACTTTGTTCCCAGTCTGAAGACTGGGAATATCCATTAAGAGGGTTGTCGCCTCTGGTACTTGCGGCAGAGCGCATGAGACGAAAAGTCTATAAATGTTTGCTGTAGTGATCGATCGGTAGGAAAACTCAGTGTCAGCACTTCAATAGGCTAACTATGCAGCAGTTATCTGAGAAAGTCTTTGTTGCCAAGACTCATTGTCATCGATAGTTAAGATAATCCGTTTGTAGGATTCATCTCGCAATTGAATCGTTAAATAATTTGTCTCTCGATTCACATACCAAAACTCCTTACCACGGTTAGTGTAATAAGTTCCAGCCTTAATTACTCCAGGAATAAAGCTACCAGGGGCACGCAATTCTCGCCAATTACTTTGGGGTTCGGCTATCGTAACTTGCTCAATATGAGCTAGCGATATTTGCCAAAGTTTGTTACAGCGAACAGCTAGCAGTTGCTCTTTAAAGGTAAATTCTATCTGCAATTTATCATCAACAATACTTAGGTTCATGATGAACTTAGTTGGCAGTAATTTTTCTGTATAGATAGATTATAAGTTAACTTATCTACACCGTACCCAGCCTTCCGCCCCTGCGATCGAGATTCTTAATCCCCTTGAGCTTCGGATTTTAAAAGCTAAATCTCCCAAACTACCCAAGCTACTAACAGTTAGTTGGGCTGTAGAAGCGTTGGCGAAGCCCGCCGTAGGCATCGCTCGTCTTGGAGGTTATCTTGAACATCGAAGCAAAACACCAATTGGTATCCAAGTACTGTGGCGAGGTTGGTTAAAATTGCACGACCTCTGTGAAGGTTGCCAGCTTGCAAAAAAGACTTAACAGGAAAAGTCAGCTTTATTCATACATCAAACATCATAAAAAGTAAAAGTAAAAAGTATTTTTTACTTTTTACTTTTGCTTTATATTGTGTGAAGAATTATTGATTGAACCCAGACATTTTTGGTCTTACAAAGTTAGTTGACGAATTACTGCTTCGGGCATTAGTGTTTGAGGAATTAGTAGTTGAAGAATCAACCGTTGGGGAACTAAGATTTAAGAAATCGATGAGTTTGAGAGTACGTTTACTAATTTTCCAGCGCCCAGATTCCTTTACAACTTCATCCTCATAAGTACCATTAGCAACATCAATGCTAGTTTCTGAACGTTTATGAGTCGCATGAAGATAAGAAGACATCGTTACTTTGCCATTTTTAAATAAAATGTTTATAGTACCCATCAAATGTTGGGTAGCTGTATAACCATTTCCTCGGAATACTGAATTGACAAAATCTGCCCAAGCATCTGTCCCATAACTTGTTTGAGTTGTCCCATCAGGAAAAATAGCAGTTAAGATTGCATTCTGAGTAAAACAATCTCGATAAATATTCTTTCCCTCTGGGAGATTTCCTCTACCAATAGCATCAGTTCCCAATGAGTAACAGGATGTTAATTGTTGAATCTCAAGTTTTGCTTCTGCGTTGGGTTCACTTGCACTTGCTAGTTCAAACCTACCTCCAACAAACAGCACAAGACTGACTGCAAGCACAATTAATGTAATCTTATTTAACAAAAACGAGATTGCCTTCGGAACTATTCGCCCAACTTCTCTTCTTTTTTCCACGGAATAACACCTTAATTTTTACTATTTTCACATCTTGCAACTTGCCAATAACTCACTTTATGGCTGATATATTAGCTAGTAAAATATAACTAAATTTCTTGAATATCTAGTTAGATACTACTTTTATATCAGCTCGTAAATTAGAAATAACAAGATTGGATGCATATAATTCAGTTATTATAATAACAGTCAATACATAAAGTTTCAAGTATAAATTATGGCTAGTTTTGTATTGATTCGATTAAGTAATTAAGTTACTACTTACATAGTTTTGTTAACAGAAAAATAACCTTGATTTTAGCGACTTTTAAAAACAAAGTACAATTACTATTATCATCATAAATCATTAGTGATAAACAAAATACCCGAATTATTTGATAATTCGGGTGTCTGCGGCTATGGCTTTGCTATTAGAGGATGTTTGAAAAGTCCTTTTCTTAGTAGCAAAACATTTTAG
This Nostoc sp. KVJ3 DNA region includes the following protein-coding sequences:
- the thrC gene encoding threonine synthase; the protein is MTQAIKTQTPTQTSTAYFQALKCKECGAEYELKATNVCESCFGPLEVKYDYSALRLTVTRETIQAGPNSIWRYRPFLPVATDNVIDVGTGMTPLVRSHRLARRLGLNKLYIKNDAVNMPTLSFKDRVVSVALSRARELGFTTVSCASTGNLANSTAAIAAHAGLDCCVFIPADLEAGKIIGSLIYSPTLMAVKGNYDQVNRLCSEVANTHGWGFVNINLRPYYSEGSKTLGFEVAEQLGWELPDHVVAPLASGSLFTKIYKGFQEFIEVGLVENKKVRFSGAQAEGCSPIAQAFKEGRDFIKPVKPNTIAKSLAIGNPADGIYAVELAQKTGGNIESVNDAEIIDGIKLLAETEGIFTETAGGTTVAVLKKLVEAGKIDPDETTVIYITGNGLKTQEAIQGYVGEPLTIDAKLDSFERALERSRTLDRLEWQQVLV
- a CDS encoding ubiquitin-like small modifier protein 1, whose protein sequence is MAVTVLVPTTLQNLTNNQASLESNGSTIAELLDSLEQSFPGIKSRLCDEEGKLRRFVNFYVDSEDIRYLDGMNTVLKDGDEVSIVPAVAGG
- a CDS encoding nuclear transport factor 2 family protein, whose protein sequence is MEKRREVGRIVPKAISFLLNKITLIVLAVSLVLFVGGRFELASASEPNAEAKLEIQQLTSCYSLGTDAIGRGNLPEGKNIYRDCFTQNAILTAIFPDGTTQTSYGTDAWADFVNSVFRGNGYTATQHLMGTINILFKNGKVTMSSYLHATHKRSETSIDVANGTYEDEVVKESGRWKISKRTLKLIDFLNLSSPTVDSSTTNSSNTNARSSNSSTNFVRPKMSGFNQ